AACTGGTGTTTGAATGAGCGAATAGATACATTCTCATTGCATGCCTCCACTCCAGCTTCATCAAATAAACACTTTCTGTGGTCTTCCAACGTCATGTGATTCTTAACCCCATGACTCTGTATCCCCTTGGCCTTGATCTTTTCTCCTCCTACTCTGTCATCATTATCTTTCCGCTCGTCCTCTTCTcctgcatatatattatatgcgtacGATTTTGCGCGTAGTGCGCAAAACTCTGTCATGTCCGTCAGTCTCATCGGAAAAGAAACCTGGTACCTTTTTTCTATCTGCTACATAACACGGATGGTCACGATTCGCCAGCGGATTTCCTATTATTCAATTCATCCAATATTGATTTGAAGTAGTGTGCGATCAGTGgaaaattttataagtttaaatttgtcaCAGTgacgtaatttatttttgttttttaacacaGTAAAAACACCATGCTGGTTTTGTAATGTAATTCTAATAGGACGACACTGATTTGAGACCTTTCCTAGTCGAAATATATTTGCTGGAATTATTTCCTGAGTACCcatttgttgaaatatttcaagaatAGACTGAGTTTCATTGGTAGCAGAATGAGAAAGATTTTCAGGTACATTAAAACAGATTACATTTCTACTTCTAGCTTGTCGATCAATAATTTCAGAATACATTTCTTCAGAAGTAATATGGGAGGGTTTAGCCTCAAGGATAGATAATCTAGACTCAATATtactaattgtatttttcaacaatttattttcgttGAAAAAGTCTTCAAAATTCTTAGATAAACTATCCAACTTACACTCAATATCCCCGAACTGCttgtcttgttttttttttcatcgcgGATAAAGTTTACGGTgctaattaacttattttgagtaattttcatatcatttattgattttaatattgaatcaaGTTTTTCGGTAGTTGTATTAGAAACTATTTCATTTTCCATtttagagaaaaaataaagatatttataagtaaatttacaaCGATTGTATCTAACACAgtataatcaaaacaaaacgCACTGATAAGCAAGACGGCATTTTCTGCTATGCGACGTATTAAAACATGGTTACGTACTTGTATGAATCAAGAtagatttagtaatttaagtattttgaatatagaAAATGACATTAGTAtcaataatgaatacattttaaatatttttaaaaaaactgaaagacgtatacaattacattaaaatatatacctacctatttatttatatattatgttcaattgTGTTACTTATTtaactacaaattattattattttttaatgaaataattcggtttatttataaaattataaatttgtattactataatattaatacttatgttatatatgtgtTCGATGTATGATACTTAACTACTTAAGTCAGAATTGAAGAAATACAGGTatccttaaaaataagtactaatgtatattgtactaacatataatttaaaaaataatttcttgggACTTGAGCCCcccctaaatatttttactatttgcgCCACTGGACATTTAACTAAAGTTTAGGCAGATAGTgaaattgcataaaaattacattcttTGACTATATGCCTTGGCATTTGATAAAATTCCTGATTTGACTATATTCCtatgacataaatatatattatttaaactatttaactaGTGGTGGTTCTAGTGTATTGATAGGGTGGGCAGCTGCTCATACCAACATTTCTGATGctgcttatttaaaaaatttaattgttatacaaaaataagatgttttatatcatttgACCTAACCTAATATAGTTTTTCCATCATGCCGtgttaagatatatttaatatctattataattattatttattatattatgtatttttatttataataacattttattgtattatatggtTATAAGTAAAACTACTATAGTCATAGTTATAGTTTTACTTtctatgtacaataaataagtaggtatttacttagtgtaaaatacatattacaataaaaaatgtactgttatatacctagtattattactaatgctcggatttaaatttgttttaaatatcaaaaatgaatttatgacataaaaacttcaaaaattagttaaaattattaattatcgatTGGTGTGATGGTCACATGAATCactttatatgattataaaacacacaattgacaaatatacaaaagatagttgttatatttattttaaaattaaactacctgataatttattatcctacaaaattaaaaattatgtgtttgcaatgtttgtattaatatttggttcaattttttttcgtattcttattaattattataaataggttgtattttcaaccaaaaaattcaaaaatgcatTACGGTGGTGCCTTAAATCTCAAAAAAGTTCGTTAGAATAGTTGATACTCGAAACACACTATTATGTTGAGCTGTTTAAGTTGGACAACAATACGTATCAATATACCTGTAATGTGTGGTATAATGCGATGTCACcgttcaatattttagttttattttggtgattaaaaatggacaaaaatcttatttttaatacctataccaaaaaatgatttagaaTTCTAGTCGTACTCATACATGTGTTACTATTGAAAATGGAAATAACCCTGACGATCTTTCAAGTTTTTCGGAAAGGatgaaaattagtaaataaaattagatatttatttgagGGACTGTAACCTCCCTAGTATTTTAGACCTATGGTAGCGCCAATGACGATTGACGATTATCGTTGCCCGTCGAGTTAAATTGTCATGATTTAATCTGTAAAACAATTGTCTACATCTGCGTTTTCCAAAGTCAAAGTGTGTTCCATGGGACAATTTCAAGGGTTCAATCATATGTATGTGATAAttgagaaatttattttattatacttggattatttatattattaaaaaaaaatggagttACACGaaacataaactatttttcagGGGTTCCGTGGTTGTTAAAGCTTGGGAATTGCTGGTctacataatttgtatttaagaaTGACtgaccaaaatataattttaaaaatattctcatttctttttaaaatttgtacacAAACCTGTTgattaaattgaattgttcTCCATATGCTCTGCACTGAGTGAAAACGATATCTTTATATGAATAGCTAATTCGATTTCagcgtaaattatttttggccATAAATTTAAGTCCAAATCGTTTATTTTCGttagtaaattagtaaaagcatcttcataaatttgttttgtttttgccgtcagtgaaaaaaaaatagtggcgtataatattagtaaacatacatttttttttttaaactaagtaaaaaaaaaaaaagttaagttcTACACATAAATGcatgataaatatacttatgagtTGTGGGTACAGGGCGTGCAATTCCGATAGACCCCTTTAAGAGATAGCTATGGCATGCAAATCGGATGCAGCCTAAATGTGTAATGAAATATCGGGAAAAGAATTTTTGATGTATCTTAcctgattaaataaatataataaataggatAGTGCATTTGTGTGTACGTTTAATgagatgtaattatataatttgtattggaAGATAATcggttttttattcaaataaataagtaaaaatttaccAATTAAATCTGACGCTGATGCCATTATACTAAAGACCTActcatactattataataatgtcgtGGCTGAATTGGTTAATGGACAATGGtgaaaaagaaatttattaaattaaatatacaatatgcgaatttttgaattgtaacttttaaattataatatatgttaatttattatgtttattattattttacctaacagactataaaattaaaaatatttagtggtACTTTTTATGAACttgtagtttatattattcaaacagtAAACTATGTATGtcgatttcaattttttttgtttttgtagtgAGAATCGAATactaaattctatttttttcttaataataaaatatttattaattccattTTAACTTCTTTTTGACTTTTGTGAAAGTATGTACGTGCTAATTCAAACTGAgttgtttaatttgtaaatttctaATAGCACtacgtaattataattacagtttttatatatttccattatgggttataaaaaaaaatgtattattgtattttctcTTTCAGATCTGGATGTATTTATTGGCTGACATACAGGAGTGTCAGGGGGTTTAACATGTACGCATGTAATCCGGAAATATGTTTgaacctttaaaaataaattcaagttGCAATAAGCTTTATCAATCTCATCACTCATCAGCAACATATGAAAAATCTTAAGTCATTTTCCGATTTTCGTCAATGCGTCGCATTAATATTTGGTTACGCACCAGTTTAGTGTGCAGAATAGATTTATTAATCTTtcgtctatgtatatatattacctagaaaataagtaagtataataatattaaaccctgttatatatttatatataatctttgtatgattatgttttatatttattatattataaatatacaatatattaatataaaaaaaaaaattcgttatATTCATCGATTTCATCTTATAGAGGAAAGTATTCAGTgtcgtttaaaatttatcggACAAAAagattgtttttgaaaatcagaTTCACTTGGTACTTTTTAATCAGGGCCGGCGTAAGAAGTAATGGCACCCTGGACGGAACTATGTTTTAGCGCCCTTAATAACCCCCTCCCCCCCTTAATTTGAGTAGtagtcaaattaaataaaattagtatgtagtttatatcatataactttaaactttattacCTGAATCTaatcatacaatattgtaattaggttatacataatattttattagcgtATAAAATTACCGCATTGCGTAACGAATCTAGACTTAATCGTCTAGTTAAGTATATAGGTAAACTTACACGAACCACTCGTGAACGATTTTTTGTGGTTATAATGTGGTTGTACTGTCGGCGAAATCGACCACTATTGAACAACATTTTTGTGGTCGTTAGAAGTCCGAACCGACATCAATATAACCACACCGTAACCACAAATATGACGTACGttctttatttgtattttacatgTAAAAATTTTAGTGTAAAAATGGACTTTGAAGAGGAAGcactattattacttttattacagCGAAAAATGCGGCGTCGTAAGAAGAGACAATTTTGGGTTCAtcctattattgaaaataaaaatgaaagccaatttaatttactatataattcattaagaatgtatgataatacatttttaaattattttagaatgagtaaaaattaatttgattatttattatgcgaGTTAACGGACATTATAAAACGAACAGACACAACCATGAGAAAAAGCATACCAGCGGACGAACGTCTCGCACTtactataagatatataatatttattaaacttatttattgtagtttttaatatatttattatacatacatattacattaaataatattatatatcataactttaattgaaaatatttgataaaattgaatcGTTATCATCATCGGTGGCATGGGTTGTAATGCTTTCTGTGGAAGTCATTGATTGAACGCTATTTGACGATATTTCTGGTACATTCACTCTTGTAGGTGCTCGAAATGAAGAAGGTTCAATATGGTTAGGATATTGTGTGTGTGAATACATCGTATACTGTCTTGATTCATAGTCGGTGTTATATATTTGAGctgatacattttcaaaacgtcTACCAAAGgactcataattttaattttgaggaTTAGGTtgactatatttttgtattacattcaTAATCTCAATTTGGGCttgaaatttcatattattatcaatggcTTTGAAACGATCGTATAATGACAGTAAAAAATGCTTATcactatcaatattattcaacgCTTCATTTTCTTTGCTCATACGTTCTGACAAATGGTGTGATAAGTTTGTAATTAGCTCAGTCtcattatctgtgttttttGTCGTCTTCCTTTTTTTAGTCACGTTTTGACTTTTATCGTAATAGTTATCTGTTATGAGTTGCTCACCTTCATTTTAATGAGTATCATCGATAGAACTTGATGTTTCTCTTCTCTCagatatagattttaaaaaagataaattatcaaagtataaatattttctgtacTTAGAAGCACGGGATCCACTCTTtacttctttatttttttttaattctctgTTGTACCAATTTCTTAAACTTCTCAATTTTCTTTGAAGTATGAcagctaataaaaaatttaaataataagttaaattaaaaaataatcttatttcaataattaaaaaaaataattgaaatagttttcactgttaatgatttgaaaaaaagttcATAAAAGATAATCTATACGCAATACACGGATTGTTTTgggaatttaataactaattatttatttagcgtTTACCTAATCAgcgatacataaatattgttacagATATTTGGCAACCGGATATTCTTATAAAGAGCTCCACTATACATATAGATGTGGTTCTACAACTGCTAGTGAAATTGTCAGAGATGTGTGCCGCCAGATATGGTTTAAATTACAACCTATTCATTTATCAAAACCAAACAAAGAAAAATGGCAAGAAATCGcacaacaatttaaatcaaGAGCTAACTTTCCTAACTGCCTTGGAGCCGTGGATGGAAAGCATATACGTATCATTCATCCACCAAATAGTGGGTCCTTGTACTggaattattaacattttttttcaatcgtaTTACTTGCAGTTTATGattcaaattacattatatgtttTCGCATATGTTGATATTGGAGCTTATGGTAAAACGTCcgattcaaaaatatagaagGATAgcagtttatataaaaaaatgaaaaaaaatgaattagatCTACCTGATTCCGAAATAATCAGCATGGATGGAAATCGCTTACCTTACGCATTTATTGGTGATGAAGCTTTTGGGTTAAATGAACATATGTTACGGCCATATAATGGAAGGCAGATATCAGAAAAAAAACGTGTGTTCAACTATAGACTTTCCAGATCACGCAGATACGTCGAATGTTCGTTTGGAATTCTAGCGAATAAATGGCGAATACTCCATAGACCACTCAATGTGGCAGTTGACTTCGCAGAAGATATTGTTAAAACATGTGTTGTAATATAGTACGAAAGCAAGATGGTTATAACTACGAAGATACTCTAATGACATCGGATTTTATACCATTTGAAAATAACGAAGAATATCGTGTAGGCAGGTCAGTGAATTTAGTCAGAGATAAATTTGCCGACTATTTTATAAGTCCAGAGAGTGAATTACATTAGCagtatacaatgtaatatagaaataaatagtatGTGATTTGTATTGTTCACACGATGGGTCGCGAAGACGGACTCTGCGTGTATGAACCAGTACTCGGGCGACTGCTTCCAGAACGCTGGAAGACGCACGCCGGCTAGTGCTTCGACGGAAATGTCGACTTTCCCTTTGTTCCGCATGAACGAACGAACTCGATGGGCGGCGGACGAAACGTTAAGTACTGTGGCGATGCGTGAACGAGTCGGGCGTACTCTAACTACGAGGTCACCAATATGGCGCGTCGCCGGGTAGTCTGTATCTGTGATACGCGAAATGACTCCACGTGCGATGACACGGCCAAGGAGTTCGGGTTACTATTAACAAATTAGTCGACACGGTAGGCGAACGCTTAAAAggcaacaattaatttattaactatatactaCTGAGGTGTTGCCAACCGTCTCAGCCGCGCTTATCGCTCTTGGCAGCAGCTATGTTGGTGGTGAACCGCCACAGTACCATATAGATTATCATATTTGATAACTGATAACGTGATAGGATAggaatgattattgattagacCACCACTGTCGTTATCattcactaaataatattattatattattctaattctaattatatttttgttaggttaattattattatttattacatttattaatccGTATTCCGTAATCACGTGTTATTTGGAAATCTACTTTTCCTTTTTGGAAACACTCATACGCGGTAAGTACATAtactttacattattttcataagtatttatattaaaatatatctcattgtaaaaccaatacattcatGCATCAtgctttgtttaaaaaaaatgtaatttaatttatgggaagtcatattacaataaattatacaaagtgatttaaaaatatcatataaacagtataaatctttaaatagtaaatttccattggataaaaatgttgatcaagttaataaaataaataaataaataagtaataaaaaatttcagtaATTTCACCCAAGTTTCTTTTTTTGTGGGATTTTggtatatctaataattgtaAGCAATGTGAATGTTTTGTAGGTAATAATGACAAACCATCTTCTTTATTTgtcattgaatttatttttgtatgaacactatttaaaattattaagctaTTCAGACAATTCTTTTGAGTAGTTATTTGAATTACCTATGTATGTTAAATCTAagatttttttagtgtttctCGAATTTGTTCTGGAAGATTTTCATTGTCTGGAATTGGATTATGTTGGTTGTTGTTTTGTTAGTTATTTAGGTCTATATCGTTTATTTGTGAAACATTTTCCTTTTTCAATACATGAACaggtgattttataaatatttctttattatgtacatttgttTTAGAATAACGAAGATCAGGTGATATGAAtggattattcaaaaaattttcagGTAAATTATCAAATGAATACCCTGGGGCATAtagaaatattgtacataaatttttacatggccaatggaatttaatataatcaatataggtacaatttgGTATCTGGAAATTAATCGTGTAAACACAAATTCCATCTTCACTCTTTATATGAAATGTGTGTTCTAAttccaaattttttattttgttttcagaatttatattttaagcagTAGAAAGTCTGTTATAAATATGCTTGACAAATGGTTCAAGTCTTCTGTGtaaaaattaggtataacattagacctttttttttactctcctgtaagttttaaattttttaaatgatatttttttaaggattCTGGTAAAAATTGATCAATTATGGTttctataatactatttagggACTTgtcactttttaattttaaataaaagctctttataactttattttgtatCTCTACTCCGTTCTTAGTTGAGATATTGATACCAAATTCGTCTTTAAAAAATCGATTAGTCCACTTTTCTGCAACAGAAAGCCaagttctaataaaatattgttgtgcTTTGTGATTTCTTAACCAAGCGTctgttaatttcattttttctacTGTTCtgtaaatttagtattaattgtgaaaattattaatttatagttataataaaatataataatattaagtaaataataattgatattatttaatgaatgatAACAACAAAATGATAACGACGGTGGTGGTCTAATCGACTGCGTATAGACAGACCCGAatgatttgtaataataaatttatttttacttttatattgtttattattttaatgtttaatgtctGACGATTTAGTTCGCGTTCGGCATCCGTCCCGCACACTAGTCCGTTCTCCGCGTTGCGTATTTTCGCATATGGTCtacgcatatattatacaaataatataaaacgtctATGCTAATCTTACATAGACAACAGtatgtagtaaaataatagttagtaaattatttagtttcgtGCGTacacagtataaaataattaattgcttCGTCGCCACTCGCACGTATTCGTAATTCTCATTAACTCGCGTGCTATCTTATCGCACGCCGCGCGGCGGCAGTGACTCTGACTGCGACCTTATCGCGAAACAATTATGTCACAATCAACaaccaaaaatacaaaacaaaataaagccGCCACAAATACTAATGACTCTGTCAATATACAGAATGCTCGCCTAAACAATTCCTCAACTTCTGTCAATAAAAATCGCTCAGTCGACAACCTAGTCTCTACAGGCATGGATTCTCCTTCTTCAGCCAACTGGTCACAGGTACCGATAAGCAGTAGAACTAAAAGAAACCTCTCCTCCTCTTCTTCCGATCAAAATTCGCCAAAAATACagcacaacaataaaaaatttttccaCACGATTAACCGCTTCGATGTACTCTCACAAGATGAACCAGAGTCCGCTTCTCCATCAAATAATACTCATCCGCCTCCTCCTGAGTCAAATCCAGAGGGGCACGTCAATGTTGGTATCAAACCAACCCTTCCCCCACCAGTTTTTGTATAACGCGTAATCAACTTTCCATCTCTATGCACAGAACTTATTGAATTAATCGGTGTAGATAACTTTTCCTGTAAATCTTCAACCGACCGCCTAAAAATTATGACTACTAACCCAACTTCATACAGAACACTTATCCATTTCCTCAAAGAACAAAATGCTGAATACCATACGTATCAGCTCAAAGAAGATAAACCAACACGAGTTGTCATTCGTAATCTCCACCCGACCACGTCCACTGCACTTATCAAATCGGAACTTGAACAACGACTATTCGAAGTCCGACAAGTGACAAATGTTCTACACAAAATCAACAAACACCCACTCCCGCTATTTTTTGTAGATCTCGAACCTACAATTCATTCCAATGACATTTACAAATTGACTTCTCTTATCCACGCGAAAATTAAAGTGGAAGAACCTTATAAACCCAAAAATATAAGTCAATGCATCAATTGCCAAGAATATGGACATACAAAATCATACTGCGGCTACCCAGCCCGCTGTGTTCGTTGCGGCTCCAACCACTCTTCTTCGGACTGTCCTAACCAACGGGATGCTACTCCAAGATGTGCCCTCTGCTCCGGTAAACACCCCTCCAACTATAAAGGCTGTGCAGTTTTCAAGGATCTCCAACATCGTAACCAACCAAAAAAAAGCAATCTTCTGTCGGACAATAtcaatcgtaaaaaaaatgtataggttaGTCACCCAGTGGTAAACCCTGTAACTCACCCCTCAGACTCGTCCCAAACCTACGCTCAAGCCACCGCCGGTTCTCACTCAAATAACCTAAGCCCTGCCCCAGTTTCTGATATAAACAAATTCCTCGATGAGTTTAAATTACTGATAAACCCATTAATCTCCCTACTCACTCAAGTAATTTCAAAACttctggaaaaaaattaatgtcctCATCCACTAGCAACTCTCTTCTTATCCtactatttaattcaaatggtCTCAAAAATCACACAAATTAACTCCAACTAGTCCTACAGAATAAACGTATTGATATTGCCTTGATATCCGAAACCCATTTCACAAAATACTCCCACATCCCAATACCTGGTTATCAACTACTAAAAACAAACCACCCAGACAACACTGCTCATGGTGGTGctgcaatttatataaaatcttcCCTGTCTTTTCAAGCCCTTCCAAATTATTGTCAACCACACTTACAGTCTTGTGCTATCTTACTTCACCTCAACAATATCCCTACAACCGTAGCAGCAATATATTCCCCTCCTagacacaatattaatattcaaaactatatacattactTTAACACTTTAAGTCAAAATTTCATCATTGGTGGCTATTATAGTGCAAAGCACCTCAGCTGGGGTTGCCGCACAAACAACCCAAGAGGTACGGTACTCTACAATCTCATTAATCTTAAGGGCTACACAATCCTTGCCCCCCCTGGACCAACATATTGGCCCACCTCACTGCGCAAAAAAACCAGACATACTCGACATCTTTGTATCCAAAACTCCTCACAACTTATTTTGCTCTACTACTAATCTCCTAGAACCCTGCTCGGATCACTCAGCAGTCCTCTTGACTATCAGTGCCTATCCTCCTATTCAGCCTTCTCTGCCCAAATTCTTCCATCATTCCATGGACAGGCTTAAGTTTCATAATCTGGTAGATCAAAACATAAAACTCCAAGTTAGCCTCAAAACCCCTCTAGAAATTGATACAGCAATTAACAATCTAACAAACATAATCCATTCGGCAGCATGGGCTTCTAGTCCCACAAACACACAGTACCAAAACGTCCCTCTTTCTGTTCCTGAACATATACGTATCCTCATATCCAACAAGCGTAGAGCAAGAGCCCTTTATCAACGCTCACGCCTCCCATCTCACAAACACATCTATAATAATCTATCTAACTCtctaaaaaaaacacttgccaaacataaaaatcagtCCTTTTCCAATTATCTCACTAATTTATCATCTAATAATGGCAGTCTCTAGTCAGCTACTAAAAGACTTCTAAAATACAAACCTCCTCTGGTTCCCATAAAAAATCCCCATGGCGGATTCGCAACTACAGATGCTGAAAAAGCTCAACTGTTTAAAGATCACCTAACTGAAACTTTCACTCCACACCcagatatacatatacctcTGCATGCTGACACAGTTAAACGTTTTCTTGACGTCCCCCTTCCGCTGTCTCCCGCAGTTAAGCATTTCTCTCCCagcgaaataaaatttacaatccaAAAATACAGCCTCAAAAAATCCCCGGGGTTTGATCTGTTAACAGCAGAAGTGGCAAGATGTCTCCCCAAAAGAGCTATTGTCCTTctcacaattatattcaatgcgTGTCTAAGACTATCCTACTTCCCCATGCCTTGGAAATTCTCTGTAACTATTCTAGTTCCAAAACCAAACAAGCCTCCGGACATATCCTCTTCCTTTCGTCCAATAAGCCTCCTCCCATTCTTCAGTAAAATTCTTGAAAGATTAATCCTTAAAAGAATTCTTCCATACATTTCATCCAGCTCCATACTACCAAACACCCAATTCGGTTTCCGCACCGCTCACTCCACAATTCACCAACTCCACAGACTAGTAGATGCTATCTCTTTCtcccttgaaaaaaaaaaagttattgctCCTGCGTATTCTTGGATATATCCCAAGCTTTTGATAGGGTGTGGCACGAAGGActactatacaaaattaagCCAATATTCCATCCAACCTATTACCTGTTAATCAAATCCTACCTAACTGATCGCTACTTTCAGGTCAGAGTTGGTACATCCCTATCGGATATAGCAAAAATCAACTCAGGTGTTCCTCAAGGGGGTATCCTCTCTCCCACCTTGTTCAACATTTACGCATCGGATCAACCCACCTCTCCAAACACTACCGTTGCG
This genomic stretch from Rhopalosiphum maidis isolate BTI-1 chromosome 3, ASM367621v3, whole genome shotgun sequence harbors:
- the LOC113560089 gene encoding LOW QUALITY PROTEIN: uncharacterized protein LOC113560089 (The sequence of the model RefSeq protein was modified relative to this genomic sequence to represent the inferred CDS: inserted 2 bases in 1 codon); translation: MKTTKNTDNETELITNLSHHLSERMSKENEALNNIDSDKHFLLSLYDRFKAIDNNMKFQAQIEIMNAKPSHITSEEMYSEIIDRQARSRNVICFNVPENLSHSATNETQSILEIFQQMGTQEIIPANIFRLGKVSNQCRPIRITLQNQHGVFTVLKNKNKLRNPLANRDHPCYVADRKKVPGFFSDETDGXMTEFCALRAKSYAYNIYAGEEDERKDNDDRVGGEKIKAKGIQSHGVKNHMTLEDHRKCLFDEAGVEACNENVSIRSFKHQLMTIKTRKLTYNSYDDKRVVLDDKIHTLAHGHYSLGDDDEQIVDWPDHEIDAGGHEWDESDKNFMRMLLRECMSK